One Candidatus Zixiibacteriota bacterium DNA window includes the following coding sequences:
- the zapB gene encoding cell division protein ZapB: MSDTLDQISQKVDQLLQVVKNLKTENATLQGENKQLKAQVADLSKDHKSLSLQAADQSEAVRSKLQLVLSRLDELEELAGP; this comes from the coding sequence GTGAGTGACACTTTAGATCAGATATCGCAGAAGGTCGACCAATTGTTGCAGGTGGTCAAGAATCTGAAGACTGAAAACGCCACGCTTCAGGGCGAGAATAAACAGCTCAAGGCGCAGGTGGCTGATCTCAGCAAAGATCACAAATCGCTTTCGTTGCAAGCTGCCGATCAGTCGGAGGCGGTGCGTTCGAAGCTGCAACTGGTGCTCAGCCGTCTGGACGAGCTGGAAGAACTGGCTGGGCCATAA